One genomic region from Chloroflexota bacterium encodes:
- a CDS encoding bifunctional nuclease family protein, producing the protein MEMHVRWVRKHVPTGNDVAVLGPADAETRPMIALSVSRPEAVDLNDELDGKLTPRAAAFDLMVGILGAAGATVDGIEVSEAPGQSAQARLQLSSPRGQTEIRVEVGPVLALSVRIGKPLQVSDRLVAAMTPPAARPATNPATVNAPSEQAPVSSDAADDDASLEAPTPGAVSEVPEQFRRAFDDAP; encoded by the coding sequence GTGGAAATGCACGTCCGCTGGGTACGCAAGCATGTGCCCACTGGCAACGATGTCGCGGTGCTCGGGCCGGCCGACGCTGAGACCCGGCCGATGATCGCGCTCTCCGTCTCGCGGCCGGAGGCCGTCGATCTGAACGACGAGCTGGACGGCAAACTCACCCCTCGCGCCGCCGCGTTCGACCTGATGGTCGGCATTCTGGGAGCGGCCGGCGCTACCGTCGACGGAATCGAAGTGAGTGAAGCGCCCGGGCAGTCTGCTCAGGCGCGGCTCCAGCTCAGCAGTCCGCGTGGGCAGACCGAGATTCGGGTCGAGGTGGGACCGGTGCTGGCGCTCTCCGTACGCATCGGCAAACCGCTCCAGGTGTCGGATCGCCTGGTGGCCGCGATGACGCCGCCTGCCGCCAGACCTGCCACGAACCCCGCCACGGTGAACGCACCGTCCGAGCAGGCGCCAGTCTCGTCCGATGCCGCCGACGACGACGCGTCGCTCGAAGCGCCGACGCCAGGAGCCGTGAGCGAGGTGCCAGAGCAGTTCCGCCGCGCCTTCGACGACGCCCCGTAG
- a CDS encoding ABC transporter ATP-binding protein, producing the protein MNETLSTGAAAEPLLRVRDLVKHFPITQGIILQRQVGAVKAVDGISFDVYPGETLGLVGESGSGKSTTGRTILQLYKPTSGVVEFEGRDLTRLSGGEMRRMRRQLQMIFQDPYASLNPRMTVGSIIGEPLDIHGLASGRQRRDRVEELLRLVGLNPYFANRYPHEFSGGQRQRIGIARALAVEPKFIVCDEPISALDVSIQAQVVTLLQELQQQLGLTYLFIAHDLSMIRFICTRVAVMYKGKVVELAETDELYTNPLHPYTRVLLSAVPIPDPDIEATRERLIMDPTFDYSEKDSAMVEVRQGHWVAASRAPAAV; encoded by the coding sequence ATGAACGAGACCCTCTCGACAGGTGCTGCCGCCGAGCCACTGCTGCGTGTCCGCGATCTCGTCAAGCACTTCCCGATCACCCAGGGCATCATCCTGCAGCGACAGGTCGGCGCGGTGAAGGCGGTTGACGGTATCAGCTTCGATGTCTACCCCGGCGAGACGCTCGGCCTCGTCGGCGAGTCCGGCAGCGGCAAGAGCACGACCGGGCGCACCATCCTTCAGCTCTACAAGCCGACCAGCGGCGTGGTCGAATTCGAGGGGCGGGATCTGACCCGTCTCTCGGGCGGCGAGATGCGGCGGATGCGTCGCCAGCTCCAGATGATCTTTCAGGATCCGTATGCGTCGCTGAACCCCCGCATGACCGTCGGCAGCATCATCGGGGAGCCGCTCGACATCCACGGTCTGGCCAGCGGGCGGCAGCGGCGCGATCGCGTCGAAGAGCTGCTGCGGCTGGTCGGCCTGAACCCGTACTTTGCCAACCGGTATCCCCATGAGTTCAGCGGCGGCCAGCGCCAGCGGATCGGTATCGCCCGGGCACTGGCCGTCGAGCCGAAGTTCATCGTGTGCGATGAGCCGATCTCCGCCCTGGACGTCTCGATCCAGGCGCAGGTCGTGACGCTGCTCCAGGAGCTCCAGCAGCAGCTGGGCCTGACCTACCTGTTCATCGCCCACGATCTCAGCATGATCCGCTTCATCTGCACGCGGGTGGCCGTGATGTACAAGGGGAAGGTCGTCGAGCTTGCCGAGACCGACGAGCTGTACACCAATCCGCTGCACCCGTACACCAGAGTCCTGCTCTCGGCCGTGCCGATCCCGGATCCGGACATCGAGGCGACCCGTGAGCGGCTGATCATGGATCCCACGTTCGACTACTCGGAGAAGGATTCGGCGATGGTCGAGGTCCGGCAAGGTCACTGGGTCGCCGCCAGCCGAGCGCCAGCGGCCGTCTGA
- a CDS encoding ABC transporter ATP-binding protein, with amino-acid sequence MSPGSTPLLEIRNLTVRFHTPDGVVHAVNDVSYALQDGETLGVVGESGSGKSVHALSILRLIAMPPGRIERGEVLFQGRDLLKLSDRDMREIRGGSIAMVFQDPMTSLNPVLTVGRQISEAIELHLRLPRAQARARTVELLDLVGIPDPHRRLDDYPHQFSGGMRQRVMIAMALSCDPKLLIADEPTTALDVTIQAQIVELVKDLKRRLGMAIIWITHDLGVVAGISDTVQVMYAGRIVERGPVRSVFKDTRSAYTYGLLRSLPRSDTDRGGRLTPIPGTPPDMVDPAPGDAFAPRNPFATERCFQETPPLLPVRDGDPSHLVAAWYDLPAAIRAQQERV; translated from the coding sequence ATGAGTCCAGGGTCAACGCCCCTTCTGGAGATTCGCAACCTCACCGTACGCTTCCATACGCCTGACGGCGTCGTGCACGCGGTCAACGACGTCAGCTACGCGCTGCAGGATGGCGAGACGCTCGGCGTGGTGGGCGAAAGCGGCAGCGGCAAGAGCGTCCATGCGCTCTCGATTCTCCGGCTGATCGCCATGCCGCCAGGCCGCATCGAGCGCGGGGAAGTCCTGTTTCAGGGCCGCGATCTGCTCAAGCTCAGCGACCGTGACATGCGTGAGATCCGCGGCGGCTCCATTGCGATGGTCTTCCAGGATCCGATGACCTCCCTGAACCCGGTCCTGACCGTCGGGCGGCAGATCAGCGAGGCCATCGAGCTGCACCTCAGATTGCCACGCGCGCAGGCCCGTGCGCGCACCGTCGAGCTGCTCGATCTGGTCGGTATCCCGGACCCGCATCGCCGCCTCGACGACTACCCGCATCAGTTTTCGGGAGGCATGCGCCAGCGGGTGATGATCGCGATGGCGCTCTCCTGCGACCCGAAGCTCCTGATCGCTGATGAGCCGACCACGGCGCTCGATGTCACCATTCAGGCGCAGATCGTCGAGCTGGTCAAGGATCTCAAGCGGCGGCTCGGTATGGCGATCATCTGGATCACCCACGATCTCGGCGTCGTGGCCGGCATCTCGGACACTGTCCAAGTGATGTATGCCGGCCGCATCGTCGAGCGCGGCCCGGTGCGGTCCGTTTTCAAGGACACGCGCAGCGCCTACACCTACGGCCTGCTCCGCTCGCTGCCGCGCTCCGACACCGATCGTGGCGGCCGCCTGACGCCGATCCCCGGCACGCCGCCGGACATGGTCGATCCGGCGCCGGGTGATGCGTTCGCGCCGCGCAACCCCTTCGCCACCGAACGCTGCTTTCAGGAGACGCCGCCGCTGCTGCCCGTCAGGGACGGCGATCCGAGCCACCTCGTCGCCGCCTGGTACGACCTCCCGGCCGCCATCCGCGCCCAGCAGGAGCGAGTTTAG